Below is a genomic region from Methanobacterium formicicum.
ATCTTCTGAAGATCGATGTCTGATTTGGTTATTGGAGATTCCATGGGGACACATCAGGTATATTTTTGGATTTCAATTTTAGTAGTTTACTTACCTTTAATAGGGGGATACATTAGGGGTTTTAAAATCAGTGGAAGATTTACTCCTTAATTGGTTTAAATCCGTTCCACTAATTATACACTCCAAAAAAACACGATTCAAAGGTTTGCATCTTTCCTTAAGGAAAGGTGTTTTTCTCTTTGGAAAAAATGAGGACGCTTAAAATATGAACATTGGTTTATAGTTTGAGGAATCCGCGACGTTCCAGGTAGTTAGATTCAGTTCTGGTGTATCTCCAGATAACATCTGCTTTTTCATCACTCTGGAATGCCCATGGTTTGATTAAAACAACGTCACCTTCTCTGATCCAGATTCTCTTTTTCATCTTTCCTGGAATCCGGCAAAGCCTAATTTTACCATCGGCAC
It encodes:
- the eif1A gene encoding translation initiation factor eIF-1A, whose amino-acid sequence is MSRGNSRGPQTHEVRRVRSPRKGEIPGVVEQIMGHGKLKVRCADGKIRLCRIPGKMKKRIWIREGDVVLIKPWAFQSDEKADVIWRYTRTESNYLERRGFLKL